The Desulfoscipio gibsoniae DSM 7213 genome contains a region encoding:
- a CDS encoding Coenzyme F420 hydrogenase/dehydrogenase, beta subunit C-terminal domain, which produces MPGQERLKNEIIDGGLCSACGLCVGLCPYIKTRRDRVRVIYPCGLQEGTCYSVCPKTGLDVGEMDRAVFGREREDQALGVLQGIYFARAAGDKAPGAQYGGVTTALAALALRQGLISGAVLTGGEADNPHPALARTAGEVYACAGSKYVGVPTLAELNRALRDGLTGLGVVGRPCQVAAVRKMQQGNLPGAQFNVPGAVELVLGLFCFASLTPDFYSFLSGQVQGEKVIKMDIPEDGPVVETSAGSYRWSMDDLRPYIHKACNLCLDPTSEWADIAVGATEYDRAWNTLVVRSDRGRDLLNLALDKGVIEIKEYPPQRLPVLRRATLNKKMRVLADAEYQEGRPGCPVVPLEYRRQIEEQWGGVSQ; this is translated from the coding sequence GTGCCGGGTCAGGAACGGCTGAAAAATGAAATAATAGATGGTGGTTTATGTTCGGCTTGCGGCCTTTGTGTAGGCTTGTGCCCGTATATTAAAACCAGGCGGGACCGGGTGCGGGTGATTTATCCCTGCGGCCTGCAGGAGGGCACCTGTTACAGCGTATGCCCCAAAACCGGGCTGGACGTGGGGGAAATGGACCGGGCGGTATTTGGCCGGGAAAGGGAGGATCAGGCCCTGGGGGTGCTGCAGGGCATTTATTTTGCCCGCGCGGCGGGCGATAAAGCACCTGGTGCCCAGTACGGCGGGGTGACCACGGCGCTGGCGGCCCTGGCCCTGCGGCAGGGACTGATTTCCGGGGCGGTGCTTACCGGTGGAGAGGCGGACAACCCCCACCCGGCGCTGGCCCGCACGGCGGGCGAGGTTTATGCCTGTGCCGGTTCCAAGTATGTGGGCGTACCCACCCTGGCTGAGCTGAACCGGGCGCTGCGCGACGGCTTGACGGGCCTGGGCGTGGTGGGCCGGCCCTGTCAGGTGGCGGCGGTGCGCAAAATGCAGCAGGGGAACCTGCCTGGGGCGCAGTTTAATGTGCCGGGTGCAGTGGAGCTGGTGCTGGGGCTGTTTTGTTTTGCCTCTCTAACCCCGGACTTTTACAGTTTTTTGTCCGGGCAGGTTCAGGGGGAAAAAGTAATTAAAATGGATATCCCCGAGGACGGCCCGGTGGTGGAAACCAGCGCCGGCAGCTACCGCTGGTCGATGGATGATTTACGTCCTTATATACACAAAGCATGCAATCTGTGCCTGGACCCCACCTCCGAATGGGCGGATATCGCGGTGGGGGCAACCGAGTACGACCGCGCCTGGAATACGCTGGTGGTCCGCTCGGACAGGGGGCGGGATTTACTGAATCTAGCCCTGGACAAGGGGGTAATCGAGATAAAGGAATATCCACCCCAAAGGCTGCCTGTGTTAAGGCGAGCAACATTAAATAAGAAAATGAGGGTGCTGGCTGATGCAGAGTATCAAGAAGGCCGTCCGGGCTGCCCGGTGGTGCCGTTAGAATATCGCAGGCAAATAGAAGAACAGTGGGGGGGTGTCAGCCAGTGA
- a CDS encoding thiamine pyrophosphate-dependent enzyme, whose product MGVCKEQPGVRVALTGNESIARGALEAGVAYAASYPGSPTAEVLGTLAKVAGEFNLYVEWSVNEKVAMEGAAAASFTGLRSLVVMKADGLNVALDFASALALSGTRGGMVIVVGDDPSSHSSVREEDSRNLCKALHLPIWEPSSVQEAKDMTRAAFDLSEQLKLPVVVRCVTRVCHASGDVELGELTRPERRPVFGRDDRVITFSIQLHAQLEQKLSRAAAEASDSFFNGYSGPANARRLVIASGPSAMYALEALDMLGLAGGVGVLKLGTTWPLPETLLLNYLKNASEVVFAEEVEPFVEDNVMALAAGHWNELGSIKFYGKRSGHVAGPAGAGIGELDPDVLAGSLAKIFDVPWAGQTMLTSREAEELLGEKMPGRELALCAGCPHRASFWAIRTALELDGREGVVLGDIGCYTLGIVRTGYYLLQTMHCMGAGVGIAGGLGKLNRFGFNKPVITVVGDSTFYHAAVPALINARYNRANFMCVVLDNETTAMTGHQPHPGRQTTATGGPADTVYMEEIIRGLNIPYAISDPYDVDATINAVCDMLQLSGPRVLILRRTCALAAVKGKEKNRVYVDWDKCIGDDCGCGRFCSKVFACPANIWDAEHGKARIDEAVCNGCGVCATLCPQQAIVVERTVE is encoded by the coding sequence ATGGGAGTATGTAAAGAACAGCCGGGTGTGCGGGTGGCGCTGACCGGCAACGAGTCCATTGCCCGGGGTGCCCTGGAGGCCGGGGTGGCTTACGCTGCATCCTACCCGGGCTCGCCCACCGCCGAGGTGTTGGGCACCCTGGCCAAAGTGGCCGGGGAGTTTAACTTATATGTGGAATGGTCGGTTAATGAGAAAGTTGCCATGGAAGGGGCGGCGGCAGCTTCATTCACAGGTTTAAGGTCGCTGGTGGTTATGAAGGCCGACGGCCTCAATGTGGCCCTGGACTTTGCCAGTGCCCTGGCTCTTTCAGGCACCCGGGGCGGGATGGTCATTGTGGTGGGGGATGACCCTTCTTCCCACTCCAGCGTGCGGGAGGAGGATTCCCGCAACCTTTGCAAGGCGCTGCACCTGCCCATATGGGAACCTTCCTCGGTGCAGGAAGCTAAAGATATGACCAGGGCAGCCTTTGACTTGTCGGAACAGTTGAAATTGCCCGTGGTGGTGCGCTGTGTTACCCGGGTATGCCACGCCAGCGGGGACGTGGAACTGGGGGAATTGACCCGCCCCGAGCGCCGGCCCGTGTTCGGCCGTGATGACCGGGTGATCACATTTTCCATTCAACTGCATGCCCAGCTGGAGCAGAAATTGTCCCGGGCGGCCGCTGAGGCCAGTGATTCGTTCTTTAACGGTTATTCCGGGCCGGCCAATGCCCGGCGGCTGGTCATTGCCAGCGGGCCCAGCGCCATGTATGCTTTGGAAGCTCTGGATATGCTGGGGCTGGCCGGCGGTGTGGGGGTGCTTAAGCTGGGCACTACCTGGCCGCTGCCGGAAACCCTGCTGCTTAACTACCTGAAAAACGCATCGGAAGTGGTTTTTGCTGAAGAAGTGGAGCCTTTTGTCGAAGATAATGTCATGGCCCTGGCGGCCGGGCACTGGAACGAGCTGGGGAGTATTAAGTTTTACGGTAAGCGCAGCGGGCATGTAGCCGGCCCGGCGGGGGCCGGTATTGGCGAGCTCGACCCGGATGTGCTGGCGGGCTCGCTGGCCAAAATATTTGATGTGCCCTGGGCCGGGCAGACCATGCTGACTTCCCGGGAGGCCGAGGAACTGCTGGGTGAAAAGATGCCGGGGCGTGAACTGGCCCTGTGTGCCGGGTGCCCGCACCGGGCCTCCTTCTGGGCCATCCGCACTGCTTTGGAGCTGGACGGCCGGGAAGGCGTCGTGCTGGGGGATATCGGCTGCTACACCCTGGGGATAGTCAGAACGGGCTATTATTTGCTGCAAACCATGCACTGCATGGGGGCCGGGGTGGGTATCGCCGGGGGATTGGGTAAGCTGAACCGTTTTGGCTTCAATAAACCTGTGATCACCGTGGTGGGTGATTCCACCTTTTACCACGCTGCGGTGCCGGCGCTGATCAATGCCCGCTATAACCGTGCCAATTTTATGTGTGTGGTGCTGGACAACGAAACCACCGCCATGACCGGCCACCAGCCCCACCCCGGACGGCAGACCACTGCCACCGGCGGGCCCGCAGATACCGTCTATATGGAAGAAATTATCCGGGGCCTGAACATACCCTATGCTATTTCCGACCCCTATGATGTGGATGCCACCATAAATGCAGTTTGCGATATGCTGCAGCTGTCTGGCCCCCGGGTGCTGATACTGCGGCGCACCTGCGCCCTGGCGGCGGTGAAGGGCAAGGAGAAGAACCGGGTGTATGTGGATTGGGATAAATGCATTGGTGATGACTGCGGCTGCGGCCGGTTCTGCAGCAAGGTGTTTGCCTGCCCGGCCAACATTTGGGATGCCGAGCACGGCAAGGCGCGTATTGACGAGGCGGTATGCAACGGCTGCGGAGTCTGTGCCACCCTTTGCCCGCAGCAGGCCATTGTGGTGGAAAGGACGGTGGAATAA
- a CDS encoding FAD binding domain-containing protein, producing the protein MQSFVHINAHSVDETIRLLAKYEGKAKLNAGGTDLLGVLKDRILPDYPEAVINIKMIPGLNTIEEDGDWIRIGALSPLVDIVKSPIIEKKCPILMEAARTVASPQIRNIATIGGNLCQDTRCWYYRYPDELGGIIKCFRKGGRTCPAVAGENQYHAIMGAKKCFAVCPSDLAVALTALDATITIAGTKGTRNIPVEDFYTHLGNVLELDEMVTMIRVPKPANTKQTFLKFTIRKPIDFAVVSTACMITIVKGICTDVRIVLGAVAHTPVRALMAEEFLKGKELSEGVVTEAATLALAGAKPLSKNEYKLEIAKTLVKRAIMASTLGTE; encoded by the coding sequence ATGCAATCCTTTGTCCATATTAACGCCCACTCAGTGGATGAAACAATACGGTTGCTCGCGAAATATGAAGGAAAGGCAAAACTCAACGCCGGGGGAACGGATCTCCTGGGTGTCTTAAAGGACCGTATTCTCCCTGACTACCCTGAGGCGGTAATAAACATCAAAATGATCCCCGGCCTCAATACAATCGAAGAAGACGGCGACTGGATAAGGATAGGCGCGTTATCCCCACTTGTTGATATAGTTAAATCCCCCATAATTGAAAAGAAATGCCCCATCCTTATGGAGGCCGCGAGAACTGTCGCCTCTCCCCAGATCCGGAACATAGCGACAATCGGCGGCAACCTCTGCCAGGACACCCGCTGCTGGTACTATCGCTACCCCGATGAGCTTGGGGGGATAATCAAATGCTTCCGGAAAGGTGGGCGGACATGCCCTGCTGTCGCCGGTGAAAACCAATACCATGCCATCATGGGTGCCAAGAAATGCTTTGCAGTCTGTCCCTCCGATTTGGCAGTGGCCCTCACCGCCCTTGACGCAACCATTACCATAGCCGGCACCAAAGGCACACGCAATATACCCGTGGAAGATTTTTATACCCACCTGGGGAATGTGCTTGAACTTGATGAAATGGTTACCATGATCCGGGTCCCCAAACCTGCCAATACCAAGCAGACCTTTCTCAAGTTCACTATCCGGAAGCCGATTGACTTCGCGGTGGTAAGTACTGCTTGCATGATCACCATTGTAAAGGGAATATGTACAGATGTCCGTATTGTCCTGGGAGCGGTAGCCCACACCCCTGTCCGCGCCCTTATGGCCGAAGAGTTTCTGAAAGGGAAAGAACTGTCCGAGGGGGTTGTAACAGAAGCAGCAACACTTGCTCTGGCCGGAGCAAAACCCTTATCCAAGAACGAGTATAAGCTGGAAATTGCAAAAACACTCGTGAAGAGGGCAATAATGGCAAGTACGTTGGGTACTGAGTAG
- the asnS gene encoding asparagine--tRNA ligase yields MQTTAIKKLYKQSEKYLGKRIKVNGWVRTVRASKAFGFIELNDGTFFANLQVVFEESLSNFKEVARLVTGSAITVEGELVESPGAKQPFELKAENIEIVGSCAADYPLQKKRHTFEFLRTIAHLRPRTNTFAAVFRVRSLAAYAIHKFFQERDFVYAHTPVITGSDAEGAGEMFRVTTLGFDNTPRNEAGQVDFTRDFFGRETNLTVSGQLEVETYCHAFGKVYTFGPTFRAENSNTPRHAAEFWMIEPEIAFADLKDDMDLAESMMKYVIGYVMENAPEEMDFFNKFIDKSLLARLENVLKSEFGHVTYSEAIDILKNSPEKFEYPVEWGYDLQTEHERYLAEKHFQKPVFVTDYPKQIKAFYMRMNNDQKTVAAMDLLVPGVGEIIGGSQREERLDYLEQRMKELGLSPEDYWWYLDIRKYGGTTHAGYGLGFERLIMYLTGMSNIRDVISFPRTPKNAEF; encoded by the coding sequence ATGCAAACAACAGCGATTAAAAAGCTGTACAAACAATCCGAAAAATATCTGGGCAAAAGAATAAAAGTTAACGGCTGGGTCAGGACGGTGCGGGCGTCCAAGGCCTTTGGCTTTATTGAACTTAATGACGGCACTTTTTTCGCCAATTTACAGGTGGTGTTTGAGGAAAGCCTGAGCAATTTTAAAGAAGTAGCCAGGCTGGTTACGGGTTCCGCCATAACCGTGGAAGGCGAGCTGGTGGAGTCGCCCGGGGCGAAGCAGCCCTTTGAGCTAAAGGCTGAGAACATAGAAATAGTGGGCAGCTGCGCTGCGGATTACCCGCTGCAAAAGAAGAGGCATACCTTTGAATTTCTGCGCACCATAGCTCACCTGCGGCCCAGGACCAATACCTTTGCCGCTGTCTTCAGGGTCAGGTCGCTGGCCGCCTACGCTATTCACAAATTCTTTCAGGAGCGGGATTTTGTTTATGCACATACCCCTGTAATTACGGGCAGTGATGCCGAAGGAGCCGGGGAAATGTTCAGGGTCACCACTCTGGGCTTCGATAACACTCCCCGTAACGAAGCCGGTCAAGTGGATTTCACCAGGGATTTTTTTGGCCGGGAAACCAATTTGACGGTCAGCGGGCAGCTGGAGGTGGAGACATATTGCCACGCCTTTGGCAAGGTGTACACCTTTGGGCCTACATTCAGGGCGGAAAATTCCAATACGCCCAGGCACGCTGCTGAATTTTGGATGATTGAGCCCGAGATAGCCTTCGCGGATTTAAAGGATGACATGGATCTGGCTGAGTCGATGATGAAATATGTGATTGGTTATGTTATGGAAAACGCCCCGGAGGAAATGGACTTCTTTAATAAGTTCATTGACAAGTCGCTGCTGGCCCGCCTGGAAAACGTGTTAAAGTCCGAGTTTGGCCATGTTACATATTCGGAGGCCATTGATATTCTCAAGAACTCCCCGGAAAAGTTCGAATACCCCGTGGAGTGGGGGTATGACCTGCAAACCGAACATGAGCGCTATCTGGCGGAAAAACATTTTCAAAAGCCGGTTTTCGTCACGGATTACCCCAAACAAATCAAGGCCTTTTACATGCGCATGAATAACGACCAAAAGACGGTGGCGGCGATGGACCTGCTGGTTCCCGGGGTGGGTGAAATCATCGGCGGCAGCCAGAGGGAGGAAAGGCTGGATTACCTGGAGCAAAGGATGAAGGAGCTGGGACTTAGCCCGGAGGATTACTGGTGGTACCTGGATATTAGAAAATATGGCGGCACCACACACGCCGGCTACGGGCTAGGCTTCGAGAGGCTGATTATGTACTTGACGGGTATGAGCAATATCCGGGATGTGATATCCTTCCCCAGGACACCCAAGAACGCCGAGTTTTAA
- a CDS encoding uracil-xanthine permease family protein codes for MQKLKLKYALDEVPPYAELLLFSLQWLAITIPIIIIIGQVVAVLHFENTGDQIIYVQKLFFITGLVMLVQLLWGHRLPLIMGPAAVLLIGVLAGQGSSMQTVYSSIFIGGIILAILSISGLFAQLKILFTTRVVAVILLLIAFTLTPTIMNMILPAAGSKVSALLNILFALGMVLLMFVANRFLTGMWKSTLIIWAMIIGSLAYSVVSPSSVVIDAGNYKWLASFINDISFELSLEPGVLISFLVCFLALSINDLGSIQSVGELLKPANMPQRITRGITLTGLANMLSGFLGVVGPVNFSLSPGVIASTGVASRFTLIPTALGLLVLSFLPVAIAFMDSIPSVIIGTVLFYVMCSQVAAGLMMAFSSREFNFDSGLVIGLPVMLGVVIAFLPAEVLNTMPASLRPIIGNGFVAGVFTVMFLEHIVYRSK; via the coding sequence TTGCAAAAGCTAAAATTAAAATACGCTTTAGACGAGGTCCCCCCCTATGCGGAATTGCTTCTATTCAGCCTGCAGTGGCTGGCAATCACCATTCCCATCATTATTATTATCGGCCAGGTGGTGGCGGTGCTGCACTTCGAAAACACCGGGGACCAGATAATCTACGTGCAGAAGTTGTTTTTCATAACGGGGCTGGTGATGCTGGTGCAGTTGTTATGGGGGCACCGCCTGCCGCTGATTATGGGCCCTGCCGCGGTGCTGCTCATTGGTGTGCTGGCCGGTCAGGGAAGCAGTATGCAAACGGTTTATTCTTCAATTTTTATTGGCGGTATTATACTTGCAATATTGAGTATTTCCGGTCTTTTCGCCCAGCTAAAAATATTATTCACTACCCGGGTGGTAGCAGTTATTCTTTTATTAATTGCCTTTACCCTTACGCCCACCATTATGAATATGATACTACCTGCTGCCGGCAGTAAGGTATCTGCTTTACTTAATATCTTATTTGCCCTTGGCATGGTGCTGTTGATGTTTGTAGCCAACAGGTTTTTGACCGGTATGTGGAAATCTACCTTAATAATTTGGGCCATGATTATTGGATCGCTGGCCTACTCAGTGGTATCGCCGTCGTCCGTAGTCATTGATGCCGGCAATTATAAATGGCTGGCCTCTTTTATTAATGATATCTCCTTTGAGCTGTCACTGGAGCCAGGTGTTTTGATCTCGTTTCTGGTTTGTTTTCTGGCTTTATCCATTAATGACCTGGGTTCTATACAATCGGTTGGCGAATTACTAAAACCCGCCAATATGCCCCAACGCATAACCAGGGGGATCACCTTAACCGGCCTGGCTAATATGCTTTCGGGTTTTTTGGGGGTTGTCGGTCCGGTTAATTTTTCATTGAGCCCAGGGGTAATAGCTTCAACGGGGGTGGCCTCTCGTTTTACTTTAATACCCACTGCCCTGGGTTTATTGGTGCTGTCCTTTTTGCCCGTGGCCATTGCCTTTATGGACAGTATACCCTCTGTGATCATTGGTACGGTGCTTTTTTATGTGATGTGCTCACAAGTGGCAGCCGGGCTTATGATGGCTTTTAGTTCCAGGGAATTTAATTTTGATAGCGGTTTGGTTATTGGTTTACCCGTCATGCTGGGGGTTGTAATTGCTTTTTTACCTGCGGAGGTGCTAAATACAATGCCCGCCTCGCTCAGGCCCATTATCGGCAATGGATTTGTGGCTGGGGTTTTTACGGTCATGTTTTTAGAGCACATTGTTTACCGGAGCAAGTAA
- a CDS encoding RNA-guided endonuclease InsQ/TnpB family protein, with protein MLLTEKVVLSPTPKQEQWLWQMSMAATELYNIALQQRRWHFYRHHGTTQSLSYTYQNSQLVELKKAFPCFNQLYSLVAQEVLRLVNKDYRSFWGRLKNQRLNGDEVTARPPWFKSALKYFTLPYIQSGFELDGEYLVVSGGMESYKTSKGKTKRRQYKERIKIEGYRNLPDNIHSLTISYEKGKYYANLVYEITPAKLGSERPLKVVAFDPGVKTFLTGATDSGCLIEVHSTVNRSTRYFDKEIDLVKSKLDRCKKGSRRWRRLKKALSTLYQRRAGQINGTLHATAKLLANSRHDIISVGSPNKLGMVSSDPAKGKGNQRINRAVQNNWPHKKFLGYLGYKTESRGKYTHKADERYSTQTCSNCGNRQKLKPTIRTYKCPKCTMVLGRDDNAAINLLNNLLTSFYRPKVNYRDYRKKIYSRTLSGQWYVAYKKVG; from the coding sequence GTGCTGCTTACTGAGAAGGTCGTCCTTTCACCGACCCCAAAACAGGAACAGTGGCTCTGGCAAATGAGTATGGCCGCCACAGAGCTGTATAATATCGCCCTGCAACAGCGCAGGTGGCACTTTTACCGGCATCACGGCACCACCCAAAGCCTAAGTTATACTTACCAGAACAGTCAACTGGTAGAGTTAAAAAAAGCGTTCCCTTGCTTTAACCAACTTTACAGCCTGGTCGCCCAAGAGGTCCTGAGGCTAGTTAACAAAGACTATCGTTCATTCTGGGGCCGTTTAAAAAACCAGCGGCTAAACGGCGATGAGGTTACTGCCAGGCCACCCTGGTTCAAAAGTGCACTTAAATACTTTACGCTACCCTATATTCAAAGCGGTTTTGAGCTTGACGGTGAATATTTGGTAGTTTCCGGCGGCATGGAGTCTTATAAAACCAGCAAAGGCAAAACAAAGCGTCGTCAGTATAAAGAACGCATCAAGATCGAAGGCTACCGTAACCTGCCGGACAATATCCATAGTCTGACCATCTCCTACGAGAAGGGCAAATATTATGCCAACCTGGTGTATGAAATAACCCCTGCCAAGCTGGGCAGCGAACGTCCCCTAAAGGTTGTCGCCTTTGACCCCGGCGTTAAGACGTTCCTGACCGGGGCCACCGACAGCGGGTGCCTTATAGAGGTACACTCTACTGTTAATCGCAGCACCAGGTACTTCGACAAAGAAATCGACCTCGTAAAATCCAAACTCGACCGGTGCAAGAAAGGTTCCCGGCGCTGGAGGAGACTAAAAAAAGCACTAAGCACACTTTATCAGCGTCGCGCTGGCCAGATAAACGGTACCCTGCACGCCACAGCAAAACTATTGGCTAACAGCCGTCACGATATTATTTCCGTTGGTAGTCCCAACAAACTGGGGATGGTATCAAGCGACCCGGCCAAAGGTAAAGGCAACCAACGTATCAACCGTGCCGTACAGAATAACTGGCCCCATAAGAAGTTCCTCGGCTACCTCGGCTATAAGACAGAAAGCCGCGGTAAGTATACTCACAAAGCCGACGAACGGTATAGCACCCAGACGTGCTCTAATTGCGGCAACCGGCAGAAACTCAAGCCCACGATACGCACCTACAAATGCCCAAAATGCACTATGGTGCTAGGTAGGGACGATAACGCCGCAATCAATCTGCTGAATAACTTATTAACCAGCTTCTACAGGCCGAAAGTGAACTACAGGGACTATCGTAAGAAGATATATAGCCGTACCCTAAGTGGTCAGTGGTATGTGGCCTATAAGAAGGTTGGCTAA
- a CDS encoding indolepyruvate oxidoreductase subunit beta, which produces MSTFVEPLNIIITGVGGQGNVLASQVVSVAAAVAGYRVVVGETFGVSQRGGSVMSHVRISKDKPYGPLIPRGRAGVIAGFEPLETLRVMVNYANPDTVTIMNDRPNYPLGCLLGEDKYPDPARIEETIRKLVARVHRLPATELAKEAGSPLAANMVMTGALAGSGLLPFGREYLTATIELLFKDSVRDLNLAAFELGYRQLAG; this is translated from the coding sequence ATGAGCACTTTTGTGGAACCGCTGAATATCATTATTACCGGCGTGGGCGGTCAAGGCAATGTGCTGGCTTCCCAGGTGGTTTCCGTGGCCGCGGCCGTGGCCGGGTACCGGGTGGTGGTGGGTGAAACCTTCGGGGTTTCCCAGCGGGGCGGCTCGGTGATGAGCCATGTGCGCATTTCCAAAGATAAACCCTATGGCCCGCTGATTCCCAGAGGCAGGGCCGGGGTGATTGCGGGCTTCGAGCCGCTGGAAACACTGCGGGTGATGGTGAATTACGCCAACCCGGACACAGTTACGATTATGAATGACCGTCCCAACTACCCGTTGGGCTGTTTGCTGGGCGAGGATAAGTACCCCGACCCGGCCCGCATAGAGGAGACGATTAGAAAACTGGTGGCCCGGGTGCACCGCCTGCCGGCCACGGAGCTGGCCAAGGAGGCGGGCAGTCCCCTGGCGGCCAATATGGTGATGACCGGTGCGCTGGCGGGCAGCGGCCTGTTGCCCTTCGGCCGGGAATATTTAACCGCTACCATTGAACTGTTGTTCAAGGACAGCGTGCGGGATTTGAACCTGGCCGCCTTTGAGCTGGGCTACCGGCAGCTGGCGGGGTGA
- the tnpA gene encoding IS200/IS605 family transposase: MKNQTWKSTGTAVYNINYHFVWSTKYRKKALTPPIEETLKAVIIDLCEGHGYELITMEVMPDHVHIFLSAPPKIAPAVIAKILKGASARMLFTQRPELKKKLWGGHLWNPSYYVGTAGDMSKETIQRYIETQKEGGEAGAAY; encoded by the coding sequence ATGAAAAACCAAACTTGGAAGTCAACAGGCACAGCAGTTTACAACATCAACTATCACTTTGTATGGTCAACCAAGTATCGCAAAAAAGCGCTAACACCGCCCATCGAAGAAACCCTAAAGGCGGTTATCATTGACCTTTGCGAGGGGCACGGATATGAGCTAATCACAATGGAGGTGATGCCGGATCATGTGCATATTTTCCTATCCGCGCCCCCGAAGATAGCCCCGGCGGTAATTGCTAAAATACTCAAAGGAGCCAGTGCCAGGATGCTATTCACCCAGCGCCCGGAACTAAAGAAGAAACTATGGGGCGGTCACCTGTGGAACCCGTCCTATTACGTGGGTACCGCCGGTGACATGTCCAAAGAGACTATCCAGCGCTATATCGAAACCCAAAAGGAAGGCGGTGAAGCCGGTGCTGCTTACTGA